In Lentimicrobium sp. L6, the DNA window TCATTCGTTTTAGTATCTTTTAATTTAATTGCCGATGCAATATCACCAGGATAAACTTCAGCAACCTTATCTCTCTTCTTACCAGCAACTACCATTAATTGTGGCAGTCTTTCTTTATTACCATGACGAGAATTAATCAAATCCATTCCCTCGGTTACTTTACCACCATATACTTTAAAGTAAGAAACCTCACCCATATGGGGCTCTACACTAGTTTTAAAAACGAAGAATGCAGTAGGGTCGGATTGAGAACAAGTAAATACCGTTCCGTCAGTAGCAGTTCTAGGTCTTCCTGATGGAGCAGGACAAGAATGATTAACGAAATCCATTAAACGATTAACTCCTACACCAGTTTTAGCACTAGTACAGAAAATGGGGAAGATAGCTCTGGTTCTCATACCTAAACGAATACCTTCTCTCATTTCTTCAAGAGTCAATTTATCATTTTCGAAATACTTCTCCATTAACTCATCACTACCAGCAGCAGCATTTTCCATTAACTTCAAAGATAATTCGGCAGCTTTATCAGCTTCAGAAGCAGGAATATCAACAATTTCACATGCTCCGCCACCCTTAGGGAATTTCAACATCTTATTTAACACTAAGTCGATGATGCTATCAAAACCTTCACCGGCATTGACTGGATACTGAGCTCTTGATACTTTATCACCAAAAAACTCTTTCAACTGACTTACAGTTGAATCGAAATTAGCTTTTTCGTGATCTAATTGATTAGCAATAAATAAAACAGGTGAATTAGATTTCTCAGCTTGACGCCATGCATTTTCTGTAGTGGCATCAACTCCTACATGAGTATTTGTTACTAATAATGCGGTCTCGACTACTGAAAGTGCAGAAACTACTTCACCAACATAATCATTGAATCCTGGAGTATCAATAATATTGATTTTTTTTCCGTCAAATTCAGTATACATGATTGTAGAGTGAACAGAGTTCTGTTTTTTAATTTCAATATCGCGATAATCAGAAACTGAGTTTTTGTCGTCAACTGAACCTTTTCTGTCTATCACTTTTCCTTCAAAAAGCATGGCTTCGGCAAGAGTAGTCTTCCCGCTTTTCGCCCCGCCAACAAGAGCCACGTTTTTGATCTCATCTGTTTTATATACTTTCATATTGCTATATTTTTAATTAAAAAAGATTATTTTCTGTTTGAAAGGCTTGCAAATTTATTTAAAAACTTTGTAAAAGGAAATAGCACAAGCAATTAAATGATTTTCAATCCATAGTTTAGAATGATTCAACCAAGCCTTTCCTAGGCCTTAACTGGCCTTAATTTTTACTACTTCTTCTAGAATTTCTACCCAAGTATTATCATTAATGGAAGCTCCCATTTCTTCAATTACTTTTCCGGCTAGTAAAGAACCTATTTTTCCTGCTTGGCCTAAAGATAATCCATTGAGATATCCATATAAAAACCCGGAAGCATAATAGTCACCTGCTCCAGTTGTATCAATTGGCTTGGCTTCTATAACTTCAATTCGGGTTGTGTTACCTTCTTTCAAAATCAAAGAACCATCTTTTCCCACTTTTACTATACTGATATCAACTTGTTCAGCTATAGCTTCTAAAGCTTTCTTAGGGTCTTCAAAGCCTGTAAACGATTTAGCTTCTTCTTCATTAGCAAATAAAATATCAACATAGTTGTCTGCCATTCTCTTTAAGAAATCTAACTTTGCATCCACCACATTGAAACTTGCTAGGTCTAAGCTCACTTTCAAACCTGCTTCTTTTGCAGTTTTAACGGCTTTCTCAATCAACTCTTCATTAAATACTAAATATCCCTCAATGTGAAGAACATCGTAGCCTTTAAACAATTCAGGTTGAATATCGTCAGCAGAAAGCTCAACAGCTGCACCTAAATAGGTAGCAAAAGTTCTTTCCGAATCTGGGCTAACCATGGCTACTGCTCTACCAGTCTCTGTTTCAGAATAAAATAGAGAAGGGCTTATATTACTTTTTACTAGATCGTCTTTAAATATTCTACCAAAATCATCATTCCCAATTTTACCAACAAAGGCTGTTTCCATGCCTAAACGGGCAATTCCATGTATGGTATTGGCTGCGGAACCACCACTAGCTAAAGAACTTTTTAAATGAGAGGTGAGTTTTAAAATTTCATTGCTTTTTTCTGCATCCACCAATTGCATACTTCCTTTTGGAAATTCTATTTGAGATAATATATTATCATTTTCCAAAGGGGTCATGATATCAACTAGGGCATTTCCCAAGCCTATAACTTTTGCCATTTTATATTCTGTTTTATTTTTAGAGATGCCAAATGTAGTAAATTACGAGCATATTATTTCCACATTATTTTTAATGAATGTTAAACGAAAAATAGTAACTTTAGCCGTTCACTTAAAAAACAAATAATTATGACAGAATGGAAATGCACAAACTGTGGAAACAGAGAAGTTTCGGACATTAAACCTACGGTATGCCATATTGAGTGCTGCGGCGAAATTAACACCTTCGAAAAATATGCAGACCAAGTTTTACCGAAAGCTTATACCTGGAAATGCACCAATTGTGGAAATAGAATTTCTACTTTAGCACCACCTATTGTTTGCCCAATCACCTGTTGTCAAGCTACCAATTCCTATTCTCCTATGGCATAGCATAGCATGACTTAATTTAGTAAAAAGAGTCTTTGAAAGTCAGATTTAATTCTGGCTTTTTTCATTTCAAGAGCTTCCCTACTTTTGCAAAATGAAAAATCCGATCTTAAAGCTAGCCCTCCCCAATATACTCAGCAACATCTCTGTTCCGCTAGTGGGGATGGTAGATTTAGCTTTAATGGGGCACATGGATTCTGAAATCCATTTAAATGCCATTGCTATTGGTGGTAGTATTTTTAGCTTTATCTATATGAGTTTTGGTTTTTTAAGGATGAGTACAACCGGTTTTGTAGCACAAGCCCATGGCCAAAACAATAGCAATCAGATTGTTCAGGTTTTCAGCCGTTCGATGATGGTCGCTTTTTCTGTGGCTTTAGTATTAATGAGTTTACAAATCCCAATAGGTAAACTTGGAGTAAATTTGCTAGGAGCTAGTGAAGCCATTAATTCAGAAGCTTTAAAATACTTTCACATTAGAATATTTGCCGCTCCAGCCACATTAGGCCTTTATGCTATCATGGGATGGTTTATTGGTAGGCAAGACACCAGAACTCCTCTTTACTTAGCATTACTTATTAACATTGGGAACATCCTTTTTAATATCATTTTCGTTTTTGGATTGGATATGAAATCGGAAGGCGTGGCTTGGGGAACTTTAATAGCTCAATATATAGGTTTTACTACTGGATTATTTGTACTGATAAAAAGAAGCAAACCCATGTGGAAAAATTGGACTTTGATCGAAATGCTAGAATCCTCTGAATTGAAAAAGTTCTTTGGTGTAAACAGAGATATCTTTATCCGCACTATTCTTTTACTTGTCAGCCTCACCTTCTTTACCGCTAGTTCAGCTCGAATGGGACAAGAAATACTAGCCATCAATACGCTCCTCTTTCAATTCTTTTTATTCTTCACTTATTTTATTGATGGATTTGCAAATGCCGCGGAAGCTTTAGTTGGAAAGCATATTGGTGAAGACAAACATGCTAGCCTCAAACCTTTGGTCTACAAAATTTTTACTTGGGGATTTTTCATCAGCCTTCCATTTTCTTTATTATACTTTCTTTTTGGAAGTCAAATCATGGGAATACTAACCGACCTTCCGCATTTAATACAAAGTGCCCAACCTTATTTTATCTGGATCGGAATCATGCCCATCATCAGTTTTGCTGCATTTATATGGGATGGGGTTTATATAGGTGCTACAGAAGCTGTACCTATGCGAAATTCAATGATTGTAAGTTCTCTTTTTGTGTTCTTTCCTCTATTTTTTGTGCTATACCCTTTATTTGGAAATCATGGATTGTGGTTTGCATTTATCGCCTTCTTAATGAGTCGAGGTTTATTTTTACATTGGATTTCGAAAAAGTATATTTTTAAATAGAATCTCATCCAGTTTTATCAATTCACGCTTCGGTTTGAAGTAATGAAACTAAAAAACCATATCAAATACAAACCCAAAAGTCTATAAACGCCTTCCTAATTTAGGTATATAAATACCAAAATAATTCACAAAACTAGTCTTATTCGAATTTTTATGCAAAGCTCTATCTACTGATATATCTGTGTTACATGGGTTTTTAACTAAATTCTAGAAAATAAATTAGTGCGACCAATGCGCTACAATGATATTTTTCATAACTTTGTAAGCAGCTCATTTTTAAATAACAACACATTTAATTCGGAAATAGTCAAAACTAATCAAAATCTAACAATATGGCAAGAGTTATAGTTCTTGGCGCAGGTATTTCTGGTCATACGGCCGCCTTATATTTACGCAAAAAGCTGAATAAAACACACGAAGTAATAGTAGTGAGTCCCAATAGTAATTACCAATGGGTTCCATCCAATATCTGGGTTGGCGTTGGCTTGATGAAACCAGAGGATGTTATTTTCAAACTAAAACCAGTTTATGACAAACAAGGCATCCAATATAAACAAGCCCTAGGAATGTCTATTCACCCAGAAGGTGATGACAAAAACGAAACGGGCTTTGTAAGGATCAAATATGTAGACCCCGAGAAGCAAGGTCAAGAAGAAGATGTGGCTTATGATTATCTGGTAAATGGAACTGGTCCAACTTTGAACTTTGCAGCAACTGAAGGCCTAGGCCCCGATAAATATTCAAATTCTGTTTGTACTTACGACCATGCAGCCCATGCATGGAAAAACCTAAAAGTATCATTGGAAAAAATGGAGAATGGGGAACACCAAACTTTCTTAATTGGCACTGGACATGGAATGGCGACTTGCCAAGGGGCTGCTTTTGAATATGCTTTAAATATTGCTTTCGAAATCAATAAACGAAAACTCCAGAAAATGGCAGATATCGTTTGGATCACCAATGAGTACGAATTAGGTGATTTCGGAATGGGAGGAGCCTATGTAAAAAGAGGAGGCTATATAACTCCAACTAAAGTTTTTACCGAATCGATTTTAGCGGAGTATGGTATCAGTTGGATTAAGAGAGCAGGAGTTTACAAGGTGGAAGAAGGTATTGCGTATTACGAGAATCTTGATGGTGAAATGAAAGAACAAAAATTTGATTTCTCCATGCTCATTCCTGGTTTTAAAGGAGCCAACATGAAAGCCTTCGATAAAAAAGGCGAAGATATTACTGCTAAAGTATTTGTACCAAATGGTATGATGAAAGTAGATGCAGACTATAGTGGCAAACCATACGACGAATGGAAAGCTAGTGATTGGCCAGAAATTTATCAGAGCCCTGCCTATGATAATATGTATGCCAGTGGAATTGCTTTTGCACCTCCTCATGGAATGTCAAAACCCATGAAAAGTAAAAACGGAACTCCCATTTTCCCAACACCTCCAAGAACAGGAATGCCTTCTGGAGTAATAGGTAAAATTGTAGCAGAAAATATCGCCTACAGAATAAAAACTGGTCGAGAAGGCCATCCTCACAAAGCTTCTATGGCAAAACAAGGAGCTGCATGCATTGTATCTGCCGGCTATGGCCCATTATCTGGTCAAGCTGCTACCATGACTGTTTCTCCTATTGTTCCTGATTGGGAAAAATATCCAAAATATGGTAGAGATATTAGCAAAACAGTTGGTGTTGTAGGACTTGCTGGCCATTGGATGAAATTATTTATGCATTATATGTTTCTTTATAAGGCTAAAGCTAAACTAGGCTGGTCATTAATTCCCGAATAAAAAAAACTAAAATATATTATTATGGCTAATTTACACGAAAGGTTAAAAAACACACCTTATAGCAATCAGTCCTTCGCAACCCGTCCCTCAAAATGGACTATGTTTTGGAGAAGGTGTTTAATTGTACAGATTTATCAATTCTTTGCTTTGAATTTAAAGATCATGAGAATTGTGGTTGGTGGACACTCTTAAGCAGAAATAAAACAAATAAAAAAAGCCAGATAAATCTGGCTTTTTTTATTTCTCAATTTATAATAGTCATTAATGCTATTTCTTTACTTTATATTTTTTCGCAGCTGGGTTTTCCGATTTAAATCTATTCAATCTTTCTTGCCATTCACCACTTTCTTTTTGTGACTTTATTACCTTTTGAATGAGGTGAGGTCTATAGGTATTCAGGTTTCGTTGCGTACGAGCAGTAGGAATGGGCGAGCTATCTCCCTTTTTAGGCTTGCTTGTCATTTGCATGCTTTTCAAATTTTTCACATTACCTGTAATGATACCATTTTCAATTCTAAGAGGTTCACCATCGGCACCAGTAAAATAGAAATAATTATTGGTCTCATCTGACTCACTTATACCATCAAAACCATCAGCAATCATCACTAAGTAATAGTCTCCGGTATACTCTGGTATGGTATATTGAAAATAGAAAGACGCATCCTCTTCTCCATAAAGTGTTTCAGCCACACCAGCTCCTGCTGGCACATCAATATAATTCCACCAGTTAGCAGCCATACCATAAACATCTCCCATTTCTTCTGTTAAAAGCCCATCTTCTCCATAATTTCCATAATCATCAGAATAATAATCATAGATTAATATATCGAATTCACTAGCATCATAAGCATTGTATATCACATAGGATATATTCCAATCTTCACTTGCAAGAATGGCTTCCTGGCCAATATTATAAACTTCATAGGTAATAACTCTATCTAAAGGACTACTACTCTCTGGGTTCGTTTCATCAATAAGATTCCAAGCAATAAGGTCTTTTCCACTTGAATTATCTTCTTCAGGATTATAACCTATTCCAGGTTCTATTGCCGCTACAAAAGCAGCAAAACAGAACTCGTCAACAAAGAAGTCATAATCAACCCATATACGACCACTATTTCCCCAAGTAGTATTCCAAGAGTTTACAACTTCAAATGCTCCTCCGCCAATACCTTTATTGTCATTATAGCCAGAAAGAGTCATGGCATGATAAGCATGCTGACCATTATAGGCATAAGAATCTGAAGAAATCACATCATCGGAATTCCAGGACATAAAATTATCTCCCAATTTAGCACCGAAAGCAATAGGACGTCCTTGGGCCAAATATTTTTTCAAGAGGTTAATTTTTATTTCTGAATCCACTTGACTATTTTGAGTTAACTCGGGAATCTCTCTATAATTATCAATTTTAAAATTATTAGCCTCATTATCCCAAGAAGATTGGGTAGCTGAAGAACAGTCGCCTAAACTCTCATAGGGAACAGTTGAATGTGTAGCTATTCCAGAAGATAACATGACATCAAAGGCATATTCAAAATTTGTTCCATCACAACTGGAACCTTTTAAATTATTAGGAATAGCCCAAAATAAATATTTAGGACTAAATTGCTTGGAAGGATCTTGTAAATCAGTACTTGAATAACCTTTGTCTTGTGCTTCTAAAGCTGTGCGCAAATTATAACCGACAGCCCATGATACACAGGTTC includes these proteins:
- a CDS encoding translation factor GTPase family protein, with the protein product MKVYKTDEIKNVALVGGAKSGKTTLAEAMLFEGKVIDRKGSVDDKNSVSDYRDIEIKKQNSVHSTIMYTEFDGKKINIIDTPGFNDYVGEVVSALSVVETALLVTNTHVGVDATTENAWRQAEKSNSPVLFIANQLDHEKANFDSTVSQLKEFFGDKVSRAQYPVNAGEGFDSIIDLVLNKMLKFPKGGGACEIVDIPASEADKAAELSLKLMENAAAGSDELMEKYFENDKLTLEEMREGIRLGMRTRAIFPIFCTSAKTGVGVNRLMDFVNHSCPAPSGRPRTATDGTVFTCSQSDPTAFFVFKTSVEPHMGEVSYFKVYGGKVTEGMDLINSRHGNKERLPQLMVVAGKKRDKVAEVYPGDIASAIKLKDTKTNDTLVDAKISGLKFEPIPFPEPIASTAVKAKASADDEKMGSILNDMRKSDPTIIVEHSRELRQIILKGQGELHLNTIKWYFDNVYHIDIEYYAPKIPYRETITKSAYADYRHKKQSGGSGQFGEVHMFIQPYSEDMPKPTDFPVRGTEEHELPWGGKLVFNNCIVGGAIDARFNPAILKGIMERMDQGPLTGSYARDISVYIYDGKMHPVDSNEISFKLAGRFAFSDAFKHAGPKIMEPVYDLSIRVPEDNMGAVMTDIQGRRAMIMGMEADGHYQIIKAKVPLAEMHRYSTSLSSLTSGRGTFSMTYDQYQQVPTDVQDKLLKEYEESLDEED
- a CDS encoding adenosine kinase; this encodes MAKVIGLGNALVDIMTPLENDNILSQIEFPKGSMQLVDAEKSNEILKLTSHLKSSLASGGSAANTIHGIARLGMETAFVGKIGNDDFGRIFKDDLVKSNISPSLFYSETETGRAVAMVSPDSERTFATYLGAAVELSADDIQPELFKGYDVLHIEGYLVFNEELIEKAVKTAKEAGLKVSLDLASFNVVDAKLDFLKRMADNYVDILFANEEEAKSFTGFEDPKKALEAIAEQVDISIVKVGKDGSLILKEGNTTRIEVIEAKPIDTTGAGDYYASGFLYGYLNGLSLGQAGKIGSLLAGKVIEEMGASINDNTWVEILEEVVKIKAS
- a CDS encoding MATE family efflux transporter, translating into MKNPILKLALPNILSNISVPLVGMVDLALMGHMDSEIHLNAIAIGGSIFSFIYMSFGFLRMSTTGFVAQAHGQNNSNQIVQVFSRSMMVAFSVALVLMSLQIPIGKLGVNLLGASEAINSEALKYFHIRIFAAPATLGLYAIMGWFIGRQDTRTPLYLALLINIGNILFNIIFVFGLDMKSEGVAWGTLIAQYIGFTTGLFVLIKRSKPMWKNWTLIEMLESSELKKFFGVNRDIFIRTILLLVSLTFFTASSARMGQEILAINTLLFQFFLFFTYFIDGFANAAEALVGKHIGEDKHASLKPLVYKIFTWGFFISLPFSLLYFLFGSQIMGILTDLPHLIQSAQPYFIWIGIMPIISFAAFIWDGVYIGATEAVPMRNSMIVSSLFVFFPLFFVLYPLFGNHGLWFAFIAFLMSRGLFLHWISKKYIFK
- a CDS encoding NAD(P)/FAD-dependent oxidoreductase, coding for MARVIVLGAGISGHTAALYLRKKLNKTHEVIVVSPNSNYQWVPSNIWVGVGLMKPEDVIFKLKPVYDKQGIQYKQALGMSIHPEGDDKNETGFVRIKYVDPEKQGQEEDVAYDYLVNGTGPTLNFAATEGLGPDKYSNSVCTYDHAAHAWKNLKVSLEKMENGEHQTFLIGTGHGMATCQGAAFEYALNIAFEINKRKLQKMADIVWITNEYELGDFGMGGAYVKRGGYITPTKVFTESILAEYGISWIKRAGVYKVEEGIAYYENLDGEMKEQKFDFSMLIPGFKGANMKAFDKKGEDITAKVFVPNGMMKVDADYSGKPYDEWKASDWPEIYQSPAYDNMYASGIAFAPPHGMSKPMKSKNGTPIFPTPPRTGMPSGVIGKIVAENIAYRIKTGREGHPHKASMAKQGAACIVSAGYGPLSGQAATMTVSPIVPDWEKYPKYGRDISKTVGVVGLAGHWMKLFMHYMFLYKAKAKLGWSLIPE
- a CDS encoding C1 family peptidase yields the protein MKNIKYLSIIGTIVFAFVMSVSLSSCDKDGNLLLEDEELAIVLGWLFDGATDENHEEIEDDVVIDPEPVDPNDLPSSVSMLSNFPPIGDQGQYGTCVSWAVGYNLRTALEAQDKGYSSTDLQDPSKQFSPKYLFWAIPNNLKGSSCDGTNFEYAFDVMLSSGIATHSTVPYESLGDCSSATQSSWDNEANNFKIDNYREIPELTQNSQVDSEIKINLLKKYLAQGRPIAFGAKLGDNFMSWNSDDVISSDSYAYNGQHAYHAMTLSGYNDNKGIGGGAFEVVNSWNTTWGNSGRIWVDYDFFVDEFCFAAFVAAIEPGIGYNPEEDNSSGKDLIAWNLIDETNPESSSPLDRVITYEVYNIGQEAILASEDWNISYVIYNAYDASEFDILIYDYYSDDYGNYGEDGLLTEEMGDVYGMAANWWNYIDVPAGAGVAETLYGEEDASFYFQYTIPEYTGDYYLVMIADGFDGISESDETNNYFYFTGADGEPLRIENGIITGNVKNLKSMQMTSKPKKGDSSPIPTARTQRNLNTYRPHLIQKVIKSQKESGEWQERLNRFKSENPAAKKYKVKK